The Fusarium oxysporum Fo47 chromosome II, complete sequence genome includes a region encoding these proteins:
- a CDS encoding uncharacterized protein (expressed protein), which translates to MPDNGIEFFALFIAELERRWSALCDDTKSYLHTCRIDQLEKKGKSPELIDRLAGLARNLAEIRNYVQDQFHEARPFFDNYRRRYNESVRASEEGRATVNRCFENTTKKLDALDQTVRDLLQFEFAWVSINESFKSTSTATSTKRLSWVTFIFLPAMFASSLFGMNVNMLKDNPDWRWYIPVVATSLLLTITAWLIFKYIPIETWMEEWVDSFHQKLKVQYAVQSPMIHDKTKTNVGKTQTDDVNLLHDTSPV; encoded by the exons ATGCCAGATAACGGTATTGAGTTCTTTGCACTCTTCATCGCAGAGCTCGAAAGGAGGTGGTCAGCCTTATGTGATGATACAAAGAGCTATCTACATACATGT CGAATTGATCAATtggaaaagaaaggaaaatcGCCTGAGCTCATAGATCGCTTAGCTGGATTAGCCAGAAACCTGGCCGAAATTCGTAACTACGTCCAAGACCAGTTTCATGAGGCCAGACCATTCTTTGACAACTATCGTCGTCGTTACAACGAATCTGTGAGGGCTTCGGAAGAGGGTCGGGCTACCGTGAACAGGTGTTTCGAAAACACTACTAAAAAACTTGACGCGCTGGACCAAACAGTCAGAGATTTACTACAATTT GAGTTTGCTTGGGTCTCAATCAACGAGTCATTCAAGTCGACTTCCACCGCGACTAGTACTAAGCGCCTTAGCTGGGTAACC TTTATCTTCCTCCCCGCTATGTTTGCCTCG AGCCTATTCGGTATGAACGTCAACATGTTAAAAGATAACCCAGACTGGAGATGGTACATTCCCGTCGTAGCGACTTCCCTGCTCCTGACAATAACTGCATGGCTGATCTTCAAGTATATCCCT ATTGAAACATGGATGGAGGAATGGGTCGATTCCTTCCATCAAAAACTGAAGGTTCAATATGCGGTGCAATCCCCTATGATTCATGATAAGACGAAAACAAATGTGGGGAAGACCCAAACTGACGATGTAAACTTGTTGCATGATACGTCGCCAGTATAA
- a CDS encoding uncharacterized protein (expressed protein), whose translation MYAQWPFHLEDCQSKHSPAQWDAFKIPIKLLKQSHPIQSSGLLVLPNELLLEILVHVDSVGQLFLALTCKRLLVVSSMTITMIPSAPKHRAYYLDCSAMLALLHVVQPRDARGRSKKSWAPCCVCYRYRPKRKGYWKGVQKRYPKEMACGILAGHDSIVQSWSEKRSSSYQCPSCWCEERVIKYGHLA comes from the exons ATGTATGCACAGTGGCCTTTTCACTTGGAAGATTGCCAGAGCAAGCATTCTCCTGCGCAGTGGGATGCGTTCAAGATTCCAATAA AGCTTCTCAAGCAGTCACATCCAATTCAATCATCAGGACTCCTAGTCTTACCTAATGAGCTGCTGCTTGAAATCCTGGTGCACGTTGATTCAGTCGGTCAGTTGTTCCTAGCACTCACGTGCAAGCGGCTGCTCGTTGTCTCCTCGATGACTATCACAATGATCCCTTCAGCGCCCAAGCACCGCGCGTATTATCTGGATTGCTCTGCAATGCTCGCCCTCTTACACGTTGTACAGCCACGGGATGCTCGAGGGCGATCCAAGAAGTCTTGGGCGCCATGTTGCGTCTGCTATCGATACCGACCTAAGAGGAAAGGCTACTGGAAAGGCGTGCAAAAGCGTTACCCGAAAGAGATGGCTTGCGGGATTTTGGCCGGCCACGACTCGATTGTTCAGTCGTGGAGCGAAAAGCGTTCGTCCTCATATCAATGTCCAAGTTGCTGGTGTGAAGAACGCGTGATTAAGTACGGACATTTGGCGTAG
- a CDS encoding uncharacterized protein (expressed protein) — protein sequence MLSSEIRLNASGLLAVGPAKVEQFLTPELVKFVIGSKKTEFNLHLSLVSFLSTRLCRLIENSRQCIYLKDVDEDVFSRFSQFVYSGSYLGFGFGGRDVSRLSDKDAEAGIARQSSSKVLSNTEDSLLGNEGAHEPPSSCPNSLTTSKPHSLFGSSLVRRNDGASLGLFGQPLRSTTPNPKQSPMKLPFSFVSCANAITTNVSCAYCSQDASKVRVPSKRKQIPAMCSCELPEQIGNKQQFISDFIRTHIPTAKPRQSMQTKITPHVADFKHVLIGHVRLCNFAQEYAVSSLMDLACENLVWELVHWVMSERTFVPIFGGLIRFVYSSCHIQGGKLRRILANFAACVLEDVCLLEGWHELITEVPSFAVDMVCKLADRCV from the exons ATGCTATCTTCTGAGATCCGTCTCAATGCATCCGGCTTGCTAGCCGTCGGACCCGCTAAGGTGGAACA ATTTTTGACACCAGAACTCGTGAAATTTGTGATCGGGAGCAAGAAGACCGAATTCAATCTACACTTAAGCCTGGTTTCGTTCTTATCTACCCGACTTTGCCGTCTTATCGAAAATAGCAGGCAGTGCATCTACTTgaaagatgttgatgaggacgTATTCTCACGCTTCAGTCAATTTGTCTATTCCGGATCATACCTAGGCTTCGGCTTCGGCGGGCGAGATGTTTCAAGACTATCTGACAAGGATGCAGAAGCTGGAATCGCAAGGCAATCCAGCAGTAAAGTGCTGTCGAACACTGAAGACTCACTCTTGGGCAACGAGGGCGCGCACGAGCCACCATCCTCGTGTCCAAACAGTTTAACGACAAGCAAGCCACATTCTCTATTTGGATCGAGCCTAGTCAGAAGGAACGACGGCGCATCTTTGGGGTTATTTGGACAGCCCTTGCGCAGCACAACCCCTAATCCCAAACAGTCCCCAATGAAACTTCCCTTTTCCTTCGTATCTTGCGCCAATGCCATAACGACCAATGTAAGCTGCGCTTATTGCAGCCAGGACGCGTCGAAGGTACGGGTTCCTTCTAAGCGCAAACAAATCCCAGCGATGTGTAGTTGTGAACTACCTGAACAAATTGGAAATAAGCAACAGTTCATTTCCGACTTCATACGGACACATATCCCTACAGCCAAACCAAGGCAGAGTATGCAAACTAAAATAACTCCACATGTTGCGGATTTCAAGCATGTTCTAATTGGACATGTACGACTCTGCAATTTCGCTCAAGAATACGCCGTCAGTTCCCTGATGGACTTGGCTTGTGAGAACTTGGTCTGGGAGTTAGTGCATTGGGTCATGTCTGAGCGTACGTTCGTACCTATCTTCGGAGGGCTTATTCGATTTGTCTATAGCAGCTGCCACATCCAAGGAGGAAAGCTGCGTCGAATTCTGGCGAATTTTGCTGCCTGCGTGCTTGAGGATGTGTGTCTTTTAGAGGGCTGGCACGAGCTGATTACCGAAGTACCATCCTTTGCTGTGGATATGGTTTGCAAGTTGGCGGATCGCTGCGTTTAG